From one Planktothrix agardhii NIES-204 genomic stretch:
- a CDS encoding TrkA domain-containing protein, with the protein MYVLIGGGGLVGLSLAQKLLELGHTVAVIDTDPTACSYAREKIGAMAFEGSAVSTDVLLEAGIRKATSLAAMLRSDALNLAMVTLAKHYGVPHILSRMRHPDFAEPLRLSGANHIVSTVELGVSTMVNAIEYPQVESMMHFEQGQIEVLKLPIPDRCRVAGRSVAEIAQDARFPESSLIVGYQPHPHDDLMIPNGSTVLEPGSTVLIVTKPGSLHQMIDFIGVSPS; encoded by the coding sequence ATGTATGTTTTGATTGGTGGCGGGGGATTAGTTGGGTTGAGTTTAGCCCAAAAATTGTTAGAACTTGGGCATACGGTGGCAGTTATTGATACTGACCCCACCGCCTGTAGCTATGCCAGGGAAAAAATTGGGGCCATGGCCTTTGAAGGTAGTGCGGTAAGTACGGATGTATTATTAGAAGCCGGAATTCGGAAAGCGACTTCTTTGGCGGCGATGCTCAGAAGTGATGCCCTGAATTTAGCCATGGTCACCCTCGCCAAACATTACGGAGTTCCCCATATTTTAAGCCGGATGCGCCACCCTGATTTTGCCGAACCTTTGCGTTTGTCCGGGGCAAATCATATTGTTAGTACCGTGGAATTAGGGGTATCTACAATGGTGAATGCCATTGAGTATCCGCAAGTAGAATCTATGATGCACTTTGAGCAAGGACAAATTGAGGTTCTCAAACTGCCAATTCCAGATCGTTGTCGTGTGGCGGGTCGGAGTGTGGCGGAAATTGCTCAGGATGCAAGGTTTCCTGAGAGTTCTCTGATTGTCGGTTATCAACCTCACCCCCATGATGATTTGATGATTCCAAATGGGAGCACGGTTTTAGAACCTGGGTCTACTGTGTTAATTGTGACTAAACCGGGATCATTACATCAAATGATCGATTTTATCGGGGTGTCTCCATCTTAA